One genomic window of Solanum stenotomum isolate F172 chromosome 9, ASM1918654v1, whole genome shotgun sequence includes the following:
- the LOC125876667 gene encoding uncharacterized protein LOC125876667, producing MAYLASENLVENDSAFLMSFLDEPLMEYCNDEKLNFLIQSLEAELEYPNIEGDCIFDDDNVQNLDFIDNSSLNFYHCEDNMYIRSVPEDGEDSSEELVDVDDFSWMDTEMSSLTSPSNNNLIEFQNFITCIPIEDEVYDSLWLQTDLSMVDNISQ from the coding sequence ATGGCATATTTGGCATCAGAAAACTTAGTAGAAAATGATAGCGCGTTTCTCATGTCATTTCTTGATGAACCTTTGATGGAATATTGCAACGatgagaaattaaattttttaattcaatctCTAGAAGCAGAGCTTGAATATCCCAATATTGAAGGGGATTGTATATTTGATGATGATAACGTTCAAAATTTGGACTTTATTGATAATTCGAGTTTGAATTTCTACCATTGTGAAGATAACATGTACATTAGATCCGTCCCCGAAGATGGTGAAGATAGCTCAGAGGAACTAGTTGATGTGGATGATTTTAGTTGGATGGATACGGAGATGTCATCATTAACTAGTCCTAGTAATAACAACCtgattgaatttcaaaattttataacaTGCATTCCAATTGAGGATGAAGTATATGATTCTCTATGGCTACAAACTGACTTGTCAATGGTAGATAATATTAGCCAATAG